GGAACACTTTTGCTGCCCATACCTTTGATGATACACCAATGATATTCCAGCTTGTTTTATCCGATTGGATATACTCACGGAATTTACTTAATGCTTGACCTTGAGCTTTTTGAGCTGCGGCAATCTTTGGAGTTTCAACCCCTCTTAATAAATCTGGATCATCAGAATAGATGGAAAGAACAGCAGCCCCTTCTTCTACAAGCTTTGTGTAACCTTGTGCAACCCAGGCAGGGAATTCTTGAAAGGACTCTAAAGGAGCGTGATCGTATTTAATACGAGTAATCTCGCTATCCTTCCAATCAACAATGACATCCTTTGCACCTAACTCATAAGCCTTTTTGGTTAATAAGCGTACGAAATCCGCAGCAGTTAGCCCACAGCGTATTAGAAGTTTTTGGCCTTTTTGAATATTGACGCCTACTTTTAATGTAACTTCAGCGTATTTTTCTAAATTACGTTCAAAATTACTCATTAATAAAATACCACCTTCATGGGAATTTTTTCATTATATGTATGTTGTAATGAATGAAAGATCTTATGTTCAGATTAACAATAGCGCTTGCGTGTTTCAAGTCATTGGAGTAAAGGAGTACAATCCACTCCAAATAAGAAGAGTTTTATGCATTACTTACTAGTTTTTATGACCTTTGCAGCTACTTTAGTAATCAGTTGTCGAGGGAAGAATCTAGGCAAGTTGGCAGTGATGTAGTTTCCTAACCCATCAATGGCATAACTTTTCCCTTTTTTTAAAGCTTTCATTGCAGTATCTACAACTTGCTCTGATGTTCTTATGTTTTTGGCACCAAATTCTCCAGAAACTTCAAAAAAATTCGTAGCAGTTGGTCCTGGACAGATGGCTAGGACTTTTACACCCTTTGGTTTTAATTCACTCCACAAGGCTTCTGAGAAGGATAGAACAAAAGCTTTTGTTGCTCCGTATACAGCCATTTTTGGGAGTGGTTGAAATGCTGCTGTGGAAGCGATGTTAATGATAGCTCCTTCTCTCTTTTTTTCCATGTCTGTTGCAAAGAGGTATGTCATATCTACGAGAGCACTGACATTTACCATGATCTGTCCATGCGCTTGGTCAGGATCATTATGTATAAAACTGCCAACTTGTCCAAACCCCGCGTTATTAATAAGCATATCTACATGAAGATTAAGATCGTCCACCGCTTTTTTGACTTCTTTTGCAGCGTTTTCTTTACTTAGATCTGAAACAACGACATAAGTTTGTACGCCATATTTTTCATTGTATTGCTTAGCTAATTCTTCTAACTTCTGTTGTGTACGAGCGACTAAAATTAGATTCATTCCTTGTTCAGCCAGCTTATTAGCAAATACTTCTCCAATGCCAGAAGAGGCACCTGTAATGAGTGCTGTTTGATTTTTATACTCCATTATGTATTCTCCCTTTTTCTTTCAATTAAACCATTTACACGCTTTATTTTCAAATAACAGTTTTCCAAATTTTGAGAGCGAAAATCAGTCAGTATTGAAATAAAAAGGAAGCCCAGTTAACGTATACTTTCTATCACATTCCATAAACCACATTTATTAACTTATCTGGATTTCTTACGATATATATTTCTTTTACTTTATTATTTTCAAATCGATAAGTTATAACATTTACTGGTATTTTGTTTTCATAAGCTATAAATCCAGGTTGCCCATTAATGTTGGTTAATTTATTTTCGGCTTTTTGAGTTGCTTTTCTTGAGATACCTAATAGGAAAGATAAAACTCTAGAGCGAGATTTGATTGGATTTATTGCTGCTATCACTTTTCCTCCACCATCGGTATATAGGACTACATCTTCTGACAATAATTGAGTTAGCTGTTGTGTGTTTTCAGTAGATAATGCATTTAAAAATCTTGTGACGATATTTTCATTTTCCTCATAGGTGAAGCTGGTTTCTCTTTGATTAAGATTAATTTTTTGCTTTGTTCGGCTAAAAATTTTGCGGCAGTTGGATTCTGTTTTTTCTGTGATCTCTGCGACTTCTTTATAATCTAAGTTTAATACCTCTCGTAAAATGAATACTGTTCTTTCGATAGGTGTGAGCTTTTCCATCATATATAAATAGGCAGTAGAGAGGTATTCTTTTCCTATGATTTCTCTAGAAGGGTCTTGATGAGTATGATCTATAACTAACGGCTCAGGCAACCAAGGTCCCACATATACTTCTCTTTTTTTTCGCGCTGATTTTAAAACGTCTAGGCAACGATTGGTAGTAATTTTACAGAAATACGCTTTTGTATTTTCGATGTGTTCAAGATTTCTTGTACTTGCTGTTACAAACGTATCTTGAACGATATCCTCAGCATCTACAATCGTTCCTAACATACGATAGGCTATGGAAAATAATAATGGTCGATAGGAATCAAATTGCTCATTCATGTGAGCTCCTCCTTTCATGACAGCAAGTGAACTCGTTTAAACAAAGTTTAATAAAGGACTGTTCCTCAGTTCATCCTGTATAAGTTAAGTCTCTTGCTTCTTCCAAAATGGCATCTGCTGCAGACTTGGCGCTGGTGATCGAGGCATCTGCTAACAGTCCGCCTGTAGTCACCCAATCTCCTGCTATATATAATCCTGGAATTTCAGGAATTTCTGAATTTATTGTAGGCATATTTGTTAATGGCATTGCATTACAAACCGTTATGGAAGGTAAGAAACGTTGGAAAACGACTTCTTTTTCCCAGTCTGGTTCAAGGACACCTAAAAATTTCTTTAGTTGATTGTGGATTTTCTTAGAATCTAGTTCCTCATCTACAGATAAGTACCTACCAAGATGAATGACATGGAGATTTTTCTCTGTTACTAAATTAGCTACTGCTGATTGATTGGAATAATAGAGTGGTTCATCGAGACCTAATGCAAATTTAACATTAAGGTTGGTTGTTTTTTTCAATACGATATCCCAGAAAGCGCCTTTTACTGGTAGGCAAAGGTCACGATGTTGTTTTAAAGTAGATGACAACTGTTTAGATTTAACCATGGATAATGTATTTGCTGGTGTGGATGTAGAAATGACATGTTCTGAAGTAAATGTCTCATCTAAATTATCGATTACTGTGATATTGGGATTTGTTCCTTGTAGTTCAATGATATGATGATTTTCTTTAATGGTTACTCCATGTGATAAAGCCTGTTGTTTAAGTTGGTCAACAATTGTTTGCCATCCGCCATCTAAATATCGCACTCCAGTTAAACCTAACTTTACTTGTTCAATAATTATACCAGCACTTGATCGTTTTGGATCATTGCAATAAGAGGAAAGTCTACATAACATGTAAAATAATTTTTTTACCTTCTCTTCCCTTAAATGAGCTTCAACCCATTCATATAAACTGATATTTTTTATGAATTGAGCATTTATTTTGTTTAACCCACTTACTAATTTAATGAATTCTCTTTTTTCTTTCCATTTTAGTAGTTTGGATGTTAATAAAGCAACTGGACTTAGTGTTAATGGATAGGTTTTATTTTCATACAATAATGTCCCTTTTGACAATGGAGAACCACCATTTAATTTGATATTTAATTCTTCAAGAATTTTTACACCGGGTCCATTAGGATATATGGCATGTGGTCCTAGATTTAATAAGCCACCTGCTTTTTCTATTGTAGTAGCACGACCCCCGACTTGTTTTGATTTTTCAAGAAGAAGTACCTTTTTATGTGCTTTGGCTAAAATAACGGAAGCAGTAAGCCCTGCCATCCCTCCACCTATAATGATGACATCCCATTTATGTTGATTTTCATTCATTTATATTCACTCTCCTCTTTGTTTTACTTACATAACGAGGAGTGAGAATGTTTTGTGACATTGATATGAAAGGTTCACATATTATTATTTGGATTGTTTTTGATACATATTTATATCAAATAAGTTGTTTAGTAAAGTAGGAAGTTCATTTTGTTGATATTCCTTTTTTGTTTTTTCACCATTTCTCGTTGTGATGATCTCATGATTGGTTAAAGTAATTCTTCCTGTCTCTGTTGCTCGTGTTACAATCTTTTTT
The window above is part of the Chengkuizengella sp. SCS-71B genome. Proteins encoded here:
- a CDS encoding SDR family oxidoreductase, with the protein product MEYKNQTALITGASSGIGEVFANKLAEQGMNLILVARTQQKLEELAKQYNEKYGVQTYVVVSDLSKENAAKEVKKAVDDLNLHVDMLINNAGFGQVGSFIHNDPDQAHGQIMVNVSALVDMTYLFATDMEKKREGAIINIASTAAFQPLPKMAVYGATKAFVLSFSEALWSELKPKGVKVLAICPGPTATNFFEVSGEFGAKNIRTSEQVVDTAMKALKKGKSYAIDGLGNYITANLPRFFPRQLITKVAAKVIKTSK
- a CDS encoding RNA polymerase sigma-70 factor produces the protein MNEQFDSYRPLLFSIAYRMLGTIVDAEDIVQDTFVTASTRNLEHIENTKAYFCKITTNRCLDVLKSARKKREVYVGPWLPEPLVIDHTHQDPSREIIGKEYLSTAYLYMMEKLTPIERTVFILREVLNLDYKEVAEITEKTESNCRKIFSRTKQKINLNQRETSFTYEENENIVTRFLNALSTENTQQLTQLLSEDVVLYTDGGGKVIAAINPIKSRSRVLSFLLGISRKATQKAENKLTNINGQPGFIAYENKIPVNVITYRFENNKVKEIYIVRNPDKLINVVYGM
- a CDS encoding phytoene desaturase family protein yields the protein MNENQHKWDVIIIGGGMAGLTASVILAKAHKKVLLLEKSKQVGGRATTIEKAGGLLNLGPHAIYPNGPGVKILEELNIKLNGGSPLSKGTLLYENKTYPLTLSPVALLTSKLLKWKEKREFIKLVSGLNKINAQFIKNISLYEWVEAHLREEKVKKLFYMLCRLSSYCNDPKRSSAGIIIEQVKLGLTGVRYLDGGWQTIVDQLKQQALSHGVTIKENHHIIELQGTNPNITVIDNLDETFTSEHVISTSTPANTLSMVKSKQLSSTLKQHRDLCLPVKGAFWDIVLKKTTNLNVKFALGLDEPLYYSNQSAVANLVTEKNLHVIHLGRYLSVDEELDSKKIHNQLKKFLGVLEPDWEKEVVFQRFLPSITVCNAMPLTNMPTINSEIPEIPGLYIAGDWVTTGGLLADASITSAKSAADAILEEARDLTYTG